The genomic DNA tataatgTTTGAATcggttttttacttttctttaagcatacaaattttcacttatattttGGGGAATACTGCTGAAGTGGCCTTACTtcgtcaaataattttttttaggtatCACATACATACTCTTGTGGCTATGATTTATTTCCACCTAAATAACATCTCatatgattttaataaattaattagttaCTAACATGTATTTAATCTCAATAAATACCTAagtgcatataatatatataggtacatctaaaacatatgtatgtatttcagaTAATTCAGGCAGATGGAACAATGCAACATCCTGTTCCTGTTGATCCCCATATGATTCCATTAAATGTCATTCCAACTGAATCTAAtccaatttttcagccaacatGGCAACGGATGTATCCCCAAACGGTTGaggtaaatattaaattacttattgtttgtaacattttacttttacattactttttaattttgtaaaaaatgaaattacacCATTTTTGAGTTGATTTatggaaatatttgtatatttgatatatctttattaaatgtaaattaattagtgaaattaatataattttttcctaatttatttAGCATCCACCACAGTCGGCATCGCCGATGCTTAGCCAACAATCCTCTCCATCAAGTAGCCGAACCACAAGCCCAAATCGGAATCCAGGTAGCAATATGATGCTGCCTGGCATGCAGTTGCAATCACGAAATATGCCACAAAGAATGAGTGCCTCATTGAAAAATGTTAGGCGTCCATCGGCTGAAACTACACCACCACCAATGGGACAACAGCAGCATCAACAACTGATACATGACATTAATATGACAACCAACATAAAGAATATAGATGATGTAAGTATCAATCACTAGACACAGCTGCGTGCATAAATCTCTATGAGACAATATAtcctttaacatttttatttaagttgaaatattttttgttaaatgaactctactttattttcaacatttgGTATTAATAATCGGTTTACATATTTATTCATTGTAGGGTGTAGCAAGCAATGAAGGTACCGGTAATCCTCTCCAGGCGTTGATTCGCAATGGTTATCCACGCCGGCATAAGTCAGGCAATTATACACCGCTTAttcatcagcagcaacaacaattagcGGTAAATCCACATTTCCAACCGGTTACAAATTTCGCTGCCCTAGCTTATTCAATGCAGAATATGTCAATGTCTGATGGCACTGGTACTGGTTTAGATACGACATTAGTACCGGGATCGTTGAACGCGAATAAGAGTGGTGGCAGTGATACAGGTAGTTCCAATGGTTCGTGTGGTGATGCTTCACCGCCAGAAACGCCAACGCTTTCAGGCACTACAAATGTGCCGGGGTTACGACTCGGTAGTGAAAATCAACTGCAAAAACACCAACAGTTGGGCTATAATAAACAGACGGGGAATCCAAGGCTTAACGGTCGCTCAGATAAAATGATTTCGGCGAATGTTGTAAATTCCGTTAGCACAGCCGCAAGTGGCATGTATACCACACCAATGATGAATACACATCCGGCGCTAACGCAACAGTCACAACCAATGTACGGTGCTGAAATTATTTTAGCATCCGGTGGCAATGCGGGTGGCATTGGTTTGATGCAAACATCACTGGCCAATAACAATAATAGTGGCGCGGGTATTGGCAATAATATTGCAGTTGTGAATACAACTTCAAATATTGGCAccagtaataataatttagcaACTAATCCTGTTTTAATGAGTTCGCCATCGCCAGGTGTCGCTAGTGGTGGTGGTAGCATTATATCCAATCTGACACCGAATCCGCTTATCCTGCCCACGCCACATCAACAGCAATATAACGCAACCTACCCATATCATGCAGCGCCTACTGCCCAACATCAGCGTTTGATGAGTCATACCGGCGGTCCAGCACCGCCACAATTGCGACTTATGCCGAACGAacacattttttcatattatcaaaTACCAGGTGCGGCACCACCCGGCGCGCCGCCCCTCGCATTACGTCCGACTAATGCGTTGCCACCCCCACCTAATACGAATGTCACGTCGGGTGTTACTGGTGTGCTGCAGGTGCAGCAACAACAGCCCACTGCGCAGGCGCTTCAAACTAATCCAACTATTGTCGCCAGTCCTACGATATTGACTGGTGGTACGCCGTACAGCACGCAGGCAGCGCCAATTGTCAGTAATAAACATTTATCGTGCTACAACTGTGGTTCTCAAAGTCACAGCGGGCCCGATTGTCAAGAAGCGTCCATGGAGGATGTTACCCGCAGCGCCATATATAAATTAGACTATTCCGGCTCGTCGAGTGCGTCACCAACTGTGTCATCGGGTGCGAATAGTGCGATCGTTGGTAGTGCAGGCGCTGGCGGTATTGGCGGTATTGGCTGTGCTGCTGCTGGTGGTGCTGCAGGTGGTGCTGGTAGTGGCGGTAGCAGTGGTGGTGGTGGAGCTATAACAGACTCTTTGCAAATACAACATCacccgcaacaacaacaaccacaacaccATCAAAAACAACACACTGTGGAAGTAACTGGTGCAACATTAGTTGGTACACAGTCGAGTGCGACCACACTACATTCGTCCACGCCCGCCGTCAGTGCAGTGAACACAAAGTGAAGttattattggcaaatttttGAGTGCGGTGTTTGAAAACtgaaaaacagaaacaaaacaTATTCACTCATCATCAGCATGTCTGTAACTCGTATGTGTTATTCAAACTTAACTATTATCACTCCCGAAAAGTGTtagttaagttaaaaaaaagttatggcGGGTTGAGAAGACAAACTGAAAATATAGTGTAATAATAGTTGAGGCTTGCCAGCTCTTTGCTGTGCTTGCAGTATAGAGGTTTATACAGTTATGATTGGCGGAAATCAAATTTCACGCTTCTCCTAGCGCATAAGATTTAAAATTAGTGaaactttttaataacaaatgattaatatatacatatttcaatgtTGAATAAgacttaattaattaattatcgCGTGTAACATCCGAAATCGAGTTATAGAGGTTTAACAAATGTAAAAAGTTTGCTAAACTTGTTATACGGATATAGGAATGCGAACAAATAATGGTAAAATACTCGATTTGTACGTCCATGTAAATTTAAACACTTTACTACACACTCA from Bactrocera oleae isolate idBacOlea1 chromosome 3, idBacOlea1, whole genome shotgun sequence includes the following:
- the LOC106617510 gene encoding uncharacterized protein, with the protein product MICKKDVIQWFKELESYKRIDTMCTLLNMCLPFELRFLGTCLEELGRRDSQELRGMELRVNNPQDLASDMVACQKGEPTDKKIRRKMALYLALIRACNRTCVTEIFRTLDGWGDRDFLNMNDSDTLQELLLVYTMAANHPVFSFDQQCKCTQIFEKIKENKLVADFQSPLLQQPNIDPTLVHTQHQQEPRQHLPPSHQEIPQQLLHAMHIPGQPHPQILTPVNIMPMTFPQGLHKIIQADGTMQHPVPVDPHMIPLNVIPTESNPIFQPTWQRMYPQTVEHPPQSASPMLSQQSSPSSSRTTSPNRNPGSNMMLPGMQLQSRNMPQRMSASLKNVRRPSAETTPPPMGQQQHQQLIHDINMTTNIKNIDDGVASNEGTGNPLQALIRNGYPRRHKSGNYTPLIHQQQQQLAVNPHFQPVTNFAALAYSMQNMSMSDGTGTGLDTTLVPGSLNANKSGGSDTGSSNGSCGDASPPETPTLSGTTNVPGLRLGSENQLQKHQQLGYNKQTGNPRLNGRSDKMISANVVNSVSTAASGMYTTPMMNTHPALTQQSQPMYGAEIILASGGNAGGIGLMQTSLANNNNSGAGIGNNIAVVNTTSNIGTSNNNLATNPVLMSSPSPGVASGGGSIISNLTPNPLILPTPHQQQYNATYPYHAAPTAQHQRLMSHTGGPAPPQLRLMPNEHIFSYYQIPGAAPPGAPPLALRPTNALPPPPNTNVTSGVTGVLQVQQQQPTAQALQTNPTIVASPTILTGGTPYSTQAAPIVSNKHLSCYNCGSQSHSGPDCQEASMEDVTRSAIYKLDYSGSSSASPTVSSGANSAIVGSAGAGGIGGIGCAAAGGAAGGAGSGGSSGGGGAITDSLQIQHHPQQQQPQHHQKQHTVEVTGATLVGTQSSATTLHSSTPAVSAVNTK